One stretch of Arachis duranensis cultivar V14167 chromosome 1, aradu.V14167.gnm2.J7QH, whole genome shotgun sequence DNA includes these proteins:
- the LOC107465689 gene encoding NAC domain-containing protein 35 produces the protein MAIAAPNSSPTMSLSHSHSHEDGGTTTAASTTNDNLNGNGKQEDDDHEHDMVMPGFRFHPTEEELVEFYLRRKVEGKRFNVELITFLDLYRYDPWELPALAAIGEKEWYFYVPRDRKYRNGDRPNRVTTSGYWKATGADRMIRTENFRSIGLKKTLVFYSGKAPKGIRTSWIMNEYRLPQHETERYQKAEISLCRVYKRAGVEDHPSLPRCLPTRAPSSRTVDHQKNKQQHHNDQLNMGFAGNTADGASDNRDHDVTTALALSKHNTNAYRAPSMGLPPLLLPLDDEAAFVLMQQQQHHAGPSSGTTTMMDDLNRLVSYQHQYYNSSSSSSNNNNPNHHHHLLMQQQQQQQQQTPPAIMSLNNTPSPLATAFSDRLWEWNPLPEANQRQYSNMSFK, from the exons ATGGCAATTGCAGCGCCGAATTCATCTCCGACAATGAGTCTGAGTCACAGCCACAGCCACGAGGACGGGGGGACGACGACGGCGGCCTCCACCACGAACGACAACCTGAACGGGAACGGGAAGCAAGAGGATGATGATCACGAGCATGACATGGTGATGCCGGGGTTTCGTTTTCACCCGACAGAAGAAGAGCTGGTGGAGTTCTACCTTCGCCGTAAGGTGGAGGGCAAACGTTTCAACGTTGAGCTCATTACTTTCCTTGATCTTTATCGCTATGACCCTTGGGAGCTTCCTG CGTTGGCGGCGATAGGAgagaaggaatggtatttctatGTGCCTCGAGACAGAAAATACAGAAACGGAGATCGTCCGAATCGAGTGACGACGTCGGGTTATTGGAAGGCAACGGGAGCAGATAGGATGATAAGGACGGAGAATTTCAGGTCCATCGGGCTGAAGAAAACCCTAGTTTTCTACTCTGGGAAAGCTCCTAAAGGCATCCGTACAAGTTGGATTATGAACGAGTACCGTTTGCCCCAACACGAAACTGAACGATACCAAAAG GCGGAGATATCGCTGTGCCGGGTTTACAAAAGAGCTGGAGTTGAAGATCATCCGTCGTTGCCGCGGTGTCTGCCAACGAGGGCTCCATCTTCAAGAACTGTTGATCATCAGAAGAACAAGCAGCAGCACCACAACGATCAACTCAACATGGGATTTGCGGGGAACACCGCCGACGGAGCTTCTGATAATCGTGATCATGATGTAACCACCGCTCTCGCCCTCTCCAAACACAACACAAATGCTTATCGTGCTCCTTCCATGGGACTCCCACCGCTGCTTCTTCCCTTGGACGACGAAGCCGCCTTCGTCCTcatgcagcagcagcagcaccaTGCTGGCCCTTCTTCAGGAACCACCACCATGATGGATGATCTCAACAGACTTGTAAGCTATCAACACCAGTACTACAACAGCAGCAGTAGCAGTAGTAACAATAATAATcccaatcatcatcatcacctgttaatgcaacaacaacaacagcagcagcagcaaacTCCTCCTGCAATAATGTCTCTGAATAACACTCCTTCTCCGCTTGCAACCGCCTTCTCTGACCGCCTGTGGGAGTGGAATCCACTCCCGGAGGCCAACCAGCGCCAGTACAGCAACATGTCcttcaagtaa
- the LOC107465682 gene encoding UDP-glucose 4-epimerase GEPI42 has protein sequence MVSGKGRGERILVTGGAGFIGSHTVVELLRQGYKVWVMDNLQNSCVEALHRVCHLVGPRLSPNLQFHHGDLCNPADLDRLFNASSSFDAVIHFAGLKGVGDSVVNPLHYYHNNIVGTVNLFQAMAKFNCKKMVFSSSATVYGQPEEVPCAEESKLHAMNPYGRSKLFAEEMGRDIEKAGGEGEWRMIFLRYFNPVGAHESGKLGEDPRGIPNNLMPYIQQVAVGRLPHLNVYGHDYPTNDGTAVRDYIHVMDLAHGHVAALRKLFANDTIGCTAYNLGTGRGTSVLEMVAAFEKASGKKIPIKMCPRRPGDATAVYASTEKAEKELGWKAKYGIEEMCRDQWNWVSNNPWGYQGNH, from the exons ATGGTGTCAGGGAAAGGGAGAGGAGAGAGGATTCTGGTGACGGGAGGGGCAGGCTTCATCGGATCCCACACGGTGGTAGAGCTTCTGAGGCAAGGCTACAAGGTGTGGGTCATGGACAATCTCCAAAACTCGTGCGTGGAAGCCCTCCATAGAGTTTGCCATTTGGTTGGTCCACGCCTCTCTCCCAACCTCCAATTCCACCACGGCGATCTCTGCAACCCCGCTGACTTGGACCGCCTCTTCAATGCCTCCTCCTCATTTGACGCCGTCATCCACTTTGCCGGTCTCAAAGGCGTTGGAGACAGTGTTGTCAATCCCCTCCACTACTACCACAACAACATTGTTGGCACCGTCAACCTCTTCCAAGCCATGGCTAAATTCAATTGTAAAAAG ATGGTATTTTCATCGTCGGCGACGGTGTACGGACAACCAGAGGAAGTGCCGTGTGCGGAGGAGTCGAAGCTGCATGCGATGAATCCTTACGGGAGAAGCAAGTTGTTTGCGGAGGAGATGGGGAGGGATATAGAGAAGGCAGGGGGAGAGGGAGAGTGGAGGATGATATTTCTGAGATACTTTAACCCAGTTGGGGCCCACGAGAGTGGCAAGTTAGGGGAGGATCCGAGGGGAATCCCTAACAACCTCATGCCTTACATCCAACAAGTTGCCGTTGGAAGGCTCCCTCACCTCAACGTGTACGGTCATGATTATCCCACCAACGATGGCACCGCGGTTCGGGACTACATCCATGTCATGGACTTAGCACATGGTCATGTTGCTGCCCTACGAAAGCTTTTTGCAAATGACACCATCG GCTGTACTGCCTACAACTTGGGAACGGGTCGTGGGACATCTGTGCTTGAAATGGTTGCAGCATTTGAAAAAGCTTCCGGCAAG AAGATTCCAATTAAAATGTGTCCTAGGAGGCCAGGGGATGCTACCGCTGTTTATGCATCCACAGAGAAGGCTGAGAAAGAACTTGGTTGGAA GGCAAAATACGGTATAGAGGAGATGTGCAGGGATCAATGGAACTGGGTCAGTAACAATCCATGGGGTTACCAAGGCAACCATTAA